The Cinclus cinclus chromosome 38, bCinCin1.1, whole genome shotgun sequence nucleotide sequence TTTGGGGGGGGTCCCTGAGGGTCCCTGACccattttgggggggggtcccaCAGGCAGGGGCGGCTCTGGTGGGGTCCCTGAGGGTCCCTGACCCATTTGGGGGGGTCCCTGAGGGTCCCTGACCCATTTTGGGGGAGTCCCTGAGGGTCCCTGACCcattttggggggggtcccaCAGGCAGGGGCGGCTCTGGCGGGGTCCCTGAGGGTCCCTGACCCATTTGGGGGGGGTCCCACAGGCAGGGGCGGCTCTGGCGGGGTCCCTGAGGGTCCCTGACCcattttggggggggtcccaCAGGCAGGGGCGGCTCTGGTGGGGTCCCTGAGGGTCCCTGATCCATTTGGGGGGGGTCCCACAGGCAGGGGCGGCTCTGGCGGGGTCCCTGAGGGTCCTGCCTCGCCTGCGCCGGGAGCTGGAGGGGCTGCggggggagcggcggcggctgcggcggcTCCTGAGGCGGCGGCTCCAGGTgagagacccccccccccccccccaaatctcaGGTGTGAACCCCCCCCTAAacacctgggacacccccaGACCCCTGTGGGTGGGACGGAGGGATCTGATTGGCCAGGGGAGGAATTTCCGCCTGGTGACATCATCAGGATGGAAGGCTCTGATTGATTGACACAGAGGGGGGAATCTCAGGGTGACAGAGGGCTATGATTGGCTGGAGAATGGATCCTGGGCTGACAGAGGGCTATGATTGGCTGGAGAATGGATCCTGGGCTGACAGAGGGCTATGATTGGCTGGAGAATGGATCCTGGGCTGACAGAGGGCTATGATTGGCTGGAGAATGGATCCTGGGCTGACAGAGGGCTATGATTGGCTGGAGAATGGATCCTGGGCTGACAGAGGGCTATGATTGGCTGGAGAATGGATCCTGGGCTGACAGAGGGCTATGATTGGCTGGGGGATGGATCCCAGGGTGACAGAGGGCTCCAATTGGCTGGGGAATAGATCCCAGGGTGTCAGAGGGCTCTGATTGGCTGGGAAATGGATCTTGGGCTGACAGAGGGCTCTCATTGGCTGGGGGATGGATCCTGGGCTGACAGAGGGCTCTGATTGGCTGGGGAATGGATCCTGGGCTGACAGAGGGCTCTCATTGGCTGGGGGATGGATCCTGGGCTGACAGAGGGCTCTGAttggctgcaggagctggaggagaccCAGCAGGAGATCGAGGCTGAGCTGGAGCGAGCAGCGACGGCCCGGAGTGAAAggtggggaccccaaaatctactgacaccccaaaaaccccctaccatcccaaaaaaaactactgacaccccaaaaaactccctggcaccccccaaacccctcccccGATACCCCCAAAATCTActgacaccccaaaaaccctgacatcccaacccccccccccacccggacacccccaaatcccctccccgGGAGGCgtgcccccccaaaaaatcccaatacCCCTAAACCCGACACCtcccgaccccccccccccccccttagaTTCCCTCGAACTCCCCAAAATCTttgctccccccaccccaaatcgTGGGGTACTCCCGGGGTCCCCCCAGGGCGCCACAGGTGTCCCGGaggtcccgggggtcccggtgGGCGCAGGACGAGCCCGAGCGGGAGCGGAGCCGGCGCCGGGAGCAGCAGCGGCGCCTGAGGAGCTtcatggaggccaaggagaGACCCCGACCCCACCTGGGTACCTGGGGGGGtacctgggggtacctgggggtggctggggggcacctgggggaTTCTGGGGGCAACTGGGGGGTACCTGGGGGGTAtctgggggtacctgggggCTACatgggggcacctgggggtaTCTGGGGGTGTctggggggcacctgggagtACCTGGGGGATTCTGGGGGCAActgggggtacctggggggCATCAGGGGGTATCTGGGGGTGTCTGGGGGGCACCTGAGGGGCATCTGGGGGTatctggggacacctgagggcAGCTGGGGGCAACTGGGGGGAACATGGGGGGCatctgggggcacctgggggtacctgggggaAACATGGGGGCACCTGGAGGTATCTGAGAGCACCTGGGGGTACCTGAGGGCAGCTGGGGGCAACTGGGGGGAACATAGGGGGCATCTGGGGGTACATGGGGGTACCTGGGGGCAactgggggcagctggaggcAACTGGGGACACGTGGGCAAacctggggggcacctgggTGTATCTGCGGACACTTGGGGGTACCTGAGGGGAGCTGGGGGCAACTGGGGGATACATGGGAGGCAACTGGGGGCATCTGGGGGTATCCggggacacctgggggcacctgggggtacctgggagTGCCCTGAGGAGGATCTGGGGATCCCTGGGTGCCCTGAGttgaggttttgggggtccctgggtgCCTTGAAGGAagtttgggggtccctgggtgctctgggttggggttttgggggtcctTGGCTGCCCCCCCGGACCTGGTTCACGGCtgtcccccctgtgtccccacagcacGGCCCCGCCTGAAGCCCCGAGCACCCCCAGAAATACCGGGGGACCCCCCTGAGGGGCcaggggaggagctggagcccCCCAaaagtgaggaggaggaggaagaggagaccTGGATGGACGGTGAGGAGGGTCCCAGGTTGGGTTTAGGGGTGCTGGGAGATGCcagtggggtttttggggtcccacgTGGGACTGGGAGGGCCTCGGGATGGGGTTTTTGGGGACCCAGGGTGGGTTTGGGATGTTCCAGTGTgagttttggggtgctggggaggggggggggccTTGGTCCTGTGAGTTTTGGGGTCCCGGTGGGGGTTTGTGTTGCAGGGAGGGTTCCCatggtggattttggggtgcaggggaggCTCGGGGGGTTCCCatggtggattttggggtgcaggggaggCTCGGGGGGTTCCCatgttggtttttggggtgcaggggaggctcagggggtTCCCatgttggtttttggggtgcaggggaggCTCGGGGGGTTCCCatggtggattttggggtgcaggggaggCTCGGGGGGTTCCCatgttggtttttggggtgcaggggaggCTCGGGGGGTTCCCatggtggattttggggtgcaggggaggCTCGGGGGGTTCCCatggtggattttggggtgcaggggaggCTCGGGGGGTTCCCatggtggattttggggtgcaggggaggCTCGGGGGGTTCCCatggtggattttggggtgcaggggaggCTCGGGGGGTTCCCatggtggtttttggggtgcaggggaggCTCGGGGGGTTCCCatggtggattttggggtgcaggggaggCTCGGGGGGTTCCCatggtggattttggggtgcaggggaggCTCGGGGGGTTCCCatggtggtttttggggtgcaggggaggATCGGGGGGTTCCCatgttggtttttggggtgcaggggaggctcaggccttctcccaattcctgctgctgaCGGAGCAGCACCGGGAGcttcaggagctgcagcagcacgtGGAGCAGGTGGggtcccccaaaatcccctcccaacaccccaaaatctccccgaAATCCCCTTGGAACTCAATAATCTCCCAGTTCCTCCCTTAtggcaccccaaaaccccctcccaacaccccaaaacccccccaaaatccctcagaACCCAAatatccccccccccccagttcccccaatTCCTCCCCTCAGGAACCCCAGTTCATCCCTTATggcccccccaaaaccccccaaatccccccccccaaaccaccTCCCCAGCTTCGGgcagaggtggcagcagcagagacccCCGAGGAGCCGGGGGGACCCCCGGGGGACCCCGAATTTGAGATCCGGGAGCTGCGGGAGCAGGAACggcaggggagggagcagctggaggagctgcggGCAGGTACGGGGCTCCAGATTTTGGGGTGAcacagaggggtttttttttttaggagggTATTGAAGGGGTTAATTTGAGTCCTGGGCTCACAATTTGGGGTTCaggggtgggaatttggggtacTGCAGGGTTATTTGGAAggtttatttgggatttttttttttttttggggtgtggggggggTTGTCCTCAGGGGCAGTTAAGGGTCTGGGTGGGGGGAGgtgaaatttggggtttggggaggtttCTGTGAGtctgggggggacagggggcACCTGGAGGCAACTGGGGACACGTGGGCTTacctggggggcacctgggggtACCCAGGCAGGTTTTGGGGTACCCCCCCTCCCCCGATCCGATTTTGGGGGACCCACGGGTGTGTCCTCCCaacccagggctggcagcgctGCTGGCCCAGCtggaggagggacagggagaccCCGACCCCACCCAGGACCCCCCTTGGGACCCCCCAGGGGAGCCCCCCAAAAACTCCGACCCCTTGTGGGAGCAGCTCCGGCTCCTGGAAGTTGGGGTGACCCGGCTGCTGCTGCGGGGGGGGGAACCCCAAGTACCGGTGAGGGGcaactgggagagctgggagctactgggagggATAGGGCTTGGGGGTGGGGAGGTTCTGGGGGGGGGAAATTTTAGGTTTGGCAGGGAGAGAATTTGGGGGTTCATTGGGGGGAAGTTTGCGGGAGGGTCTCTGTGGTGGGaactgggggtactggggtgTGGGAGTTGGGGGTGTTGGGAAGATTTGGGATCTTGGGGgtccccccctcctcctcctcctcctcactgcccccttctccaggtcctggcagggaaCGAGGCCATGAGGACTCGGCCTCCCCCTCCACGACCCCCCAGCCCCAGGTGAGCCCCACCGGGACCCCCCACCCCACCGTGGCAGCGAGGGGGGGGTTCCCCCAATGTCACAGCACCCCCACATCCCCCCCAGGGAGGACCCCACGgcgggggaggaggaggaggagagaccCCTGAGCCCCGGCGAGCTGCGAGAGAGGGTCCTGCGAGAGGTGGGGGGACACGGGTGGGGTCTTGAGACATGGGGCGGGGTCCCAGACTCATGGGTGGGGGTCCCAGACCCTCGGGTATGGGTCCCAGATCCATGGGTGGGGGTCCCATATCTATGGGTGGGGGTCTGGAGCTATGGGTGGGGGTCCCAGATCCATGGGTGGGGGTCCCAGATCTATGGGTGGGGGTCCCAGACCCTCGGGTATGGGTCCCAGATCCATGGGTGGGGGTCCCAGATCTATGGGTGGGGGTCCCAGATCTATGGGTGGGGGTCCCAGGGCCATGGCCGGGGTCCTGGGACATCGGCAGGGGTCTCAAACCCTTGGATGGAGCTCCTGGGTCCACGGGTGGGGGTCCCAGTTCCACGGGTGGGGGTCCCAGTTCCACGGGTGGGGGTCCCAGTTCCACAGGTGGGGGTCCCAGACCCACGGGTGGGGGTCCCAGTTCCACGGGTGGGGGTCCCAGTTCCACAGGTGGGGGGTCCCAGTTCCACGGGTGGGGGTCCCAGTTCCACAGGTGGGGGTCCCAGACCCACGGGTGGGGGTCCCAGTTCCACGGGTGGGGGTCCTGGACACCTGGGTTCCCCCCTCCTCCCACAGGTGCTGAGCCGCGAgggacccctccccaccccccggCTGGATCTGGGGGGGGTCCCGAGACCcccctgagccctgagccccCACCCACCGGACGTCGGGGTCCCCCCCCTCCATGTTCCTGTCCCCCCACCCCGTTCCCACGgaaaccaaataaatatttggtgCGGTCGCGGTCGCGTTGCTCCCGGCAACGGCCAAACTTCCCAAAACAGCCCAAAACGCCCCAAAACGAGCCTCGGAGGGAGGGGGaagtgggggggaggggtgggggcaCCGCCCTTTGTCCCCCGTGTCACCCACCCAAGGGTTGGGGACACATGTTGGTgcccgccccctccccccccccactctggggacatcccagggaccccccagagcctccccccccccccgctccctCCGGCGTGGTGATGCCCTGACGTCACTCCCCGGGACCCCATGACGTCATACCCCCGGCCACGCCCCGGTGGGCACCGCCCGGAGTGACACGACCGGGACCCGCCCGGTGGAGGGACCCGAACCCGGACCGGGGGGACCCGAACCTTGAGCGGAAACACCCGAACTGCCTGAGGGGACCCGAACCTCCCGGCGGGAGCCGAACCGGGAGGAGCCGAACCTGTCCGGAGAGACCCGAACCGTCCCGAACACCCGAACCGGGAGCGTCCCGCGCGAAGGTTCCCCAGACCGCCCGGGCGGGAACCGAACGTGAAACCGAAGCGCTCCGGAGGGACCCGAATCTACCCGAGGGGACTCGGACCCGCCTGAGGGAAACCGAACCGGGAGGAGCGGAACCGCTCCGGAGAGACCCGAACCGGGAGCGTCCCGCGCGAAGGGACCCGAGCCCACCCGGAGGGGACCCGAACCGGGACCGTCCCGAATCGGGAGCCGAACCCAACCCAAAAAGTCCCAAACTCCTCCGGAACAACCCGAACCCACTCGGGTAAGTGCCTCGATCCACGCTGGGGTCTTGAGGGGTAAGGGGAGGTGACACAACATGGGGGATCGTGGGGTGCCCCTCCCCCGGACCTTTGGGGGTCTTCCCCGGACTTCTGGGacccccctctccctccccaaaatcacccaCAGGATGCAGCCAGCGCCCGGGTGGGGCGGGGCGACCCCGGGAtgtggaggggggggggggggggggggggaaaggaaggagattCTCCAAGGCCTTATATGGACACAGCCCTGACCGCCCCCACCCCCCGCATGCCCGGGACCCCCCAGGATTCCCCAAAGTAGGGAAtttccccacccccaccccccaaattccTACATTTCCTTCCCAAAGCTCCTCGGTCGCCTGatacccccccaccccaccctcTCCAGCCCCCCCCCTCATGCCCCCAGTATTCCCCCAGTGCCAAAATGTCCGACTGCTCCCCGATCTTTaatcccacccccccccccagatcctccacaccccaaatcccaccgaTGCTCCCCAAtctccctcccccagccccccaatAACCCCAATACCCCCTTGAGCCCCTCCCTCATCTTTCCACATCCCCTGGGACGCTCCCATTCCCTCTCTGGATGcgcagaccccaaacccctcaaaaTCCCCCCGGGgtgta carries:
- the LOC134056056 gene encoding proline-, glutamic acid- and leucine-rich protein 1-like; this encodes MGGVPAPWVGLGGGPGPIDGGPSVPPPQMDRAQLRVEVLEDQLQRAGAALAGSLRVLPRLRRELEGLRGERRRLRRLLRRRLQELEETQQEIEAELERAATARSERAPQVSRRSRGSRWAQDEPERERSRRREQQRRLRSFMEAKERPRPHLARPRLKPRAPPEIPGDPPEGPGEELEPPKSEEEEEEETWMDGEAQAFSQFLLLTEQHRELQELQQHVEQLRAEVAAAETPEEPGGPPGDPEFEIRELREQERQGREQLEELRAGLAALLAQLEEGQGDPDPTQDPPWDPPGEPPKNSDPLWEQLRLLEVGVTRLLLRGGEPQVPVLAGNEAMRTRPPPPRPPSPREDPTAGEEEEERPLSPGELRERVLREVLSREGPLPTPRLDLGGVPRPP